Below is a genomic region from Citrobacter tructae.
AAAACGCGCCCTCAAGGTGCACCTTCCCTGTACTGAACCCAGTTGCAGCCCACTGGCTGCAACGCCTCGCATCACCGGTTTAGGTTTAACTGCTCTTCGCATTGCGGTGACTATCAACCAGGCGCATAATTAGTCTGCTTATTTATCTACAAACGATAGCGCAAACAGCGCGCCATACTGCGGATCGCTATGTCACCCTCAGATGTCCCCATAAACTGGAAACGCAATCTCACGGTTGCCTGGCTCGGTTGTTTTTTAACCGGTGCGGCATTCAGCCTGGTGATGCCATTCCTCCCCCTGTATGTCGAAAGCCTCGGCGTGGCGGGACACGGTGCCCTGAACATGTGGTCAGGTCTGGTATTCAGCATTACTTTTCTTTTTTCCGCTATTGCTTCACCTTTCTGGGGCGGTCTTGCGGATCGCAAAGGCAGAAAGATCATGCTCCTGCGTTCAGCGCTGGGGATGGCTATCGTGATGCTGTTAATGGGGCTGGCGCAAAATATCTGGCAGTTTTTGATCCTGCGTGCGCTGTTGGGGCTGCTTGGTGGTTTTATTCCCAATGCCAATGCGCTGATTGCCACCCAAGTTCCGCGTAATAAAAGCGGTTGGGCGCTGGGAACGTTATCAACTGGCGGCGTCAGCGGTGCACTGCTGGGTCCGCTGGCGGGAGGCTTACTTGCCGACCAGTATGGGCTGCGCCCCGTTTTCTTTATTACCGCCTGCGTGCTGCTGCTCTGCTTTATTCTGACATTATTTTTTATCCGCGAGAATTTTCAACCGGTCAGTAAAAAAGAGATGCTGCACATTCGGGACGTCGTCGGCGCCTTAAAGAATCCAAAGCTGGTGTTGAGCCTGTTCATCACTACCCTGATAATCCAGGTCGCAACCGGATCCATCGCGCCCATTCTGACGTTATATGTGCGGGAACTGGCCGGCAACGTCAGCAATATCGCCTTTATTAGCGGCATGATCGCTTCCGTTCCCGGAGTGGCCGCTTTAATCAGTGCGCCGAGGTTAGGCAAACTGGGTGACCGGATAGGCCCGGAGAAGATCCTGATTGTTGCTCTGGTCATTTCCGTACTGCTGCTCATCCCCATGTCATTTGTACAGACGCCCTGGCAGCTCGGTGTTCTGCGTTTTCTACTCGGCGCAGCTGACGGTGCACTATTACCCGCCGTCCAAACGCTGCTGGTGTATAACTCAACCAACCAAATAGCCGGACGTATTTTCAGTTATAACCAGTCATTTCGTGATATTGGCAACGTGACAGGACCGCTTATGGGTGCGGCTATTTCAGCTAGCTATGGCTTTCGCGCCGTCTTCTGCGTGACCGCAGGCATCGTCTTGTTCAACGCTATCTACTCATGGAACAGCCTGCGCCGACGTCGGGAAGTCCAGCACACAGAATGATTTTTGTGCATTCATACTTGAACTATCGGAGAATCAACTATTATTTTCCTGAATACTTCATTAAATCAAAGGGAGACGCTGATGACCATGTATGCCACGCTGGAAGAAGCCATTGATGCTGCCCGTGAAGAGTTTCTGGCTGATAACCCCGACCTTGAACCTGACGACGCCAGCGTTCAACAACTGAACGTACAAAAATATGTGCTACAGGATGGCGACATTATGTGGCAGGCTGAATTTTTCGCCGACGAAGATGAGGAAGGTGAATGTTTGCCAATGCTGAGCGGTGAAGCGGCACAAAGCGTCTTTGATGGCGATTATGATGAGATTGAAATTCGCCAGGAGTGGCTGGAAGAAAACACCCTCCACGAGTGGGATGAAGGCGAATTCCAGCTTGAACCGCCTCTTGATACCGAAGAAGGTCAAACGGCAGCCGACGAATGGGATGACCGATAGTTACTCATAAGGTCCATGGTGGATATCAAGGGGCAGCAGCAGCGTATCAAACACTAGCGAAAAAGGCAGATCGAGGATGGTAACGTAACGCCATGCTGAATCACGGACATCCCATTGCACGCCGGGATAGTATTGATTTCCGTGTCCCTGCCCAGGGATCGTCCGGCTAATAATACTGCCGCACCCGCTCAGCAAGATGACCATGACACCAACAGCAAGTATTCGCACCTGAACCCTCATTAACGTTGTTACCCACATAAAAAAATACCGGCGCCTGGCCGGTATTTTCACATTTCAGGATGTCTATTTTTTCCTGAGTGCCAGCGGGTTCAGGGTTATTCCCTGATAATAATTGACCCACGAAGAATACTTATCCGGTGAGTTCCAGACCCGATAGTGTAAACGCGCCATGGTCACCGGATCGCTCAGCAGCACAAGGCGACGATCGCGATTCAGTTTCTCCGGCGTATCGTTCAGCGCCTGCTCGACATGTCGGTCACGCGCAATCTCAAGCACGTTACTGGCACGGTGACGTGCGGTCGCCATCGCCGTTGCCAGCGCGTTAAATGACGGATTAAACACCGCGTGCATAAAGCCGTCATCCAGCGAGCGATTACGGTTCATCACCAGGTAGTTGTCCGTATCCACCAGCACCTGCGGAGGAGAATACTCTTCCGGGATCAGGAACAGCTTCCAGCGCTTGGTACGTAATCCGACCGTTGAACGGCTGGAAATCACCGAAACGAATGGCGACAGGATCAGCGAGAAGACAATCGGTGCCAGCCAGAACAGGAAGCGCAGATCCAGCCATGCCATACCGACGGCCCATACCAGACCCAGCAGCAGTTGCGAACCATGACGCATAAACGCTTCACCCCACGGGGTGGAGTCGTCATCGCGCTGCGGCGAGTTCCACACCACTTCCCAGCCGAGGAAGGCGCTGACCACGAAGACGGTATGGAACAGCATACGTACCGGCGCAAGCAACACGGAGAACAAAACCTCCAGCAGCAGCGACAGCGTGACGCGAATAAATCCACCGTACTCTTTCGTCCCCTTGCACCAGATGAGCAAAATACTCAGCAGCTTCGGCAGGAACAAGAGCACCATTGTCGAGGCAAACAGCGCAATCGCCAGTTCAGGACGCCACTGCGGCCAGACCGGGAACAGCTGACGCGGCTGCAGGAAGTATTGCGGTTCCGTCAGCGCATGCACCACCTGCAATGCGGTTGAGAGCGCGAGGAACATAAACCACAGCGGTGCAGACAAATAAGACATCACGCCCGTCAGGAACACCGCGCGGTGAACCGGGTGCATCCCTTTCACCAGGAACAGACGGAAGTTCATCAGGTTGCCATGACACCAGCGACGGTCACGCTTCAGCTCATCCAGCAAGTTTGGCGGCAGCTCTTCATAAGAGCCAGGCAGATCGTATGCAATCCACACGCCCCAGCCTGCACGACGCATTAACGCCGCTTCCACGAAGTCATGAGAGAGGATCGATCCCGCAAATGAGCCTTCACCCGGTAGCGGTGCGAGAGCACAGTGCTCGATAAACGGCTTCACACGAATAATCGCGTTATGACCCCAGTAGTGCGACTCACCGAGCTGCCAGAAGTGAAGCCCGGCGGTAAACAGCGGCCCGTACACGCGGGTAGCAAACTGCTGGCAGCGCGCATACAGCGTATCCATACCGGACGCTTTTGGCGAAGACTGGATAATACCGGCATTAGGGTTCGCTTCCATCAGGCGCACCAGACCGGTCAGGCAATCGCCGCTCATTACGGAGTCAGCGTCCAGGACAACCATGTAGCTGTATTGATTCCCCCAGCGACGGCAGAAGTCATCAATGTTACCGCTCTTACGCTTCACACGACGACGGCGACGACGGTAGAAAATCTGCCCTTCGCCCTGCACTTCGGCAATCAGCTCCATCCACGCTTTTTGTTCCGCCACGCAGATATCAGGGTTATAGCTGTCGCTCAGGATGTAGACATCGAAATGCGCAGCATTGCCCGTGGCTTTAACCGACTCCCACGTGGCGCGCAGACCTGCAAATACGCGGTCAACGTCCTCGTTACAGATTGGCATTATCAGCGCAGTACGGTGCTCAGGATTTAAGGCTTCATCCCCTACCGTTGACGCGGAAATACTGTACTTATCACGCCCAATCAGCAGTTGCAGAAAGCCCATTAGCGCGGTCCAGAACCCGGCCGATACCCAGCAGAAAAGCACGGCAAACAGAATAAGAATACCGGTCTGTAGCATATAGGGCAGCAGTTGCATAAAGGAGACCCACAGATCCTGTCCCATCATGTCAGCCGGATTAATAAACGCCCAGCCCTGGTAAGGAAGAATGGTCTTCATATACCAGGTGGCGACGACCGTTTGCGCAAGCGTTAAAATCAACAGCGTGTAGCGGCGGATCGTCCCAACGGTACGCCATTTCTGTTCACTCTCTTGCTCTTCTTTCGTCAAACGCGAAAGATAACGCGGCGTAACGTCACGCCCACGCAGACGATCCCAAAAACGGCCTACCGGGTTGGTACGCCAGGGATCGGGAAACATAGACGTGCGCGTAGCCTTCGGCATGGCCTGCAACTGGTCGCGCCCTTCATCGTCTTTAATTAACTGCTCGTTGGCCAGAGAGTCCGGCCAGGCTTGCTCAAGACGAGCTTTAACAGACCCCTGCGGTGAATCATCTTCGCGCGAGTAAGTACGATGCTCGGCATCCAGCGCCTGATGAACGGCGCGGATGTCAGTTTTCGGCAGTGCCGCTTTCTCGATATCCGAAAGCGGCATTGCGTCAATATACTCAGTTGTCTTATTCATTGGCAGGTAACTGGTAGCTCCAGGTTTCACTCAACGTCTGATCGGCATTGACCAACGCAGCACGCATTTCAGTGGTTTTCTTCGCATCTTTCACTTTCACGCGCAGCATCAGACGCCAACCCTTAGTGACCGGGTTGTAATTTACAGTGCTCTCGACGATCTCACCGTTGTCGCCAATGCTGGTTTGCGCGGTGACCGGGGTATCCTGCGGCAGTTTTTTCATGTCAGTGCCGGCAAAATCCACCATAAATGCAATCGTGCCGTCAGGCTGACGAATGAGGTTTGATTGTTTGACATCACCGGTGGAACGACGCGTCTGCTGTACCCAGGCACTTTCCGGTGCATGAAGTTTGTCTTCATCGCGAGTGAACGTTAGCGTGTACTTGAAGTTCATCTCTTTGCCCGCTTCAGGTAGTTGATCCGGCGTCCAGTAGGCGACGATGTTGTCGTTGGTTTCATCGTTGGTCGGGATTTCAACTAACTCAATTTTACCCTTGCCCCAGTCGCCTTTTGGCGTTACCCAGGCACTCGGACGCAGGTCGTAGCGGTCCTCGATATCTTCAAAACGCGAGAACTGGCGGCCACGTTGCAGCAGACCAAATCCTTGCGGGTTTTCCATCGCAAAACTGCTCACCGCGAGATGTTTCGGGTTATTCAACGGACGCCAAATCCACTCGCCGTTTCCAGCATGGATAGACAAACCGTTAGAGTCATGCAACTCCGGACGGTAGTTGGTCGCCGGAGAAGGCTGGTTCGGCCCGAACAGGAACATACTGGTCAGCGGCGCTACGCCCAGCTTGCCCACTTTATCGCGCAGATAAACTTTGGACTGCACGTCCACTACCGTGTCACGACCAGGCATAATCACAAAGCGATAGGCCCCGGTTGCGCGTGGGGAATCTAGCAGTGCATAAATGGTTAAACGTTTGTCAGTGGGTTTTGGACGCTCGATCCAAAACTCGCGAAAGCGGGGAAATTCTTCACCGGAAGGCAGAGCAGTATCAATAGCGAGGCCGCGTGCGGACAAGCCATAGACCTGACCGGCCCCCAGGACGCGGAAATAGCTGGCACCGAGCATGCTGACGATTTCATCGTTTTTATCTTTGCTATTGATCGGATACAGCACTTTGAACCCGGCGAAGCCGAGATCTTTTACCGTGTCTTTATCATGCTGAACATCGCCAAAATTAAAATAATCTGGGCTATATTTGATTTTCTTTACCGCAGTGGCGGTAACTTCGTTGATCTTGACCGGCGTATCGAAGTACATACCCTGGTGGTAGAACTCGAGCTTAAATGGGGTCTTAAGATTGCTCCAGTAGGCTTTATCGTGATTAAACTGGATCTGTTGATAATCCGCATACTTCATGTCGCGGAAAACGGAGGGCAAGTTACTTTTTGGCGCCTCATAGCCTTTACCGGCTAAGGATTGAGCTTGCTTTGCCACATCATCAATACTGAATGCCCAGCTCGATGATGTATACAGCGTTAACATAACTGCTGCACCCAACCAACGCATTTTCATCATTTGTAGTTTATGTTTCATAATTAGTAAGCACTTCCCCCTTTGTGTGCTTATATTGATCCGATCCATTTTAATGGATAATCGGGTATTCCGACAACTGAATCCCTGTATTGTTCGCGCGCTGGCTCATGGTTTAATCAGGTTCATCTGCCTTTTTTCACTTTGCGTGCTTATCCTGGAGACAGGTTGTTGGACTTCGTGTAGGGTTGCCCTCGAATGTAACCATTATTCGTCTTAGGGATAAGACGAAAAGTCTGAGAATACGTAACTGTCTATGAGCTCTGTATCTCCACCGCGTGAATACTTTCTTGACTCCATCCGCGCATGGCTGATGTTGTTGGGGATCCCATTCCATATCTCATTGATCTATTCCACACACACCTGGCACGTGAACAGTGCAGAGTCGTCGTTGTGGCTGACCCTGTTTAACGATTTCATCCATGCGTTTCGCATGCAGGTTTTTTTTGTTATTTCGGGTTATTTTTCCTACATGCTTTTTTTACGCTATCCATTAAAACGTTGGTGGAAAGTGCGTGTTGAACGCGTGGGGATCCCGATGTTGACCGCGATTCCATTGCTTACGCTACCGCAATTTATCATGCTGCAATATGTGAAGGGAAAAGCAGACAGCTGGCACACTCTCAGTGGATACGATAAATACAACGCCCTTGCCTGGGAGCTTATTTCTCATCTGTGGTTTTTACTGGTCCTGGTGGTATTGACGACCGTGAGCTTGTGGGTGTTCACCCAAATGAAAAAAGCACAGGAACGCGCAGAGGAAAACCGAGCTGCCCCGGTATCAATGGTGAGGATAACGCTGATTTTTGCCTTGCTCGGCGTGGGGTATGCCGCCGTCAGACGGACCATTTTTATCCTCTACCCTTCTATACTCAGCGACGGCATATTTAATTTTGTGGTCATGCAAACGCTGTTTTATGTGCCTTTCTTTCTGCTCGGCGCGCTGGCATTCATCAACCCCAATCTGAAAACGCTGTTCACCACCCCCTCGCGTGGCTGCACGCTAGGTGCGGGAATCGCTTTTGTGGCGTACCTGCTTAACCAACGCTACGGCAACGGCGACGCCTGGATGTACGAAACCGAATACGTGATAACCATGGTGATGGGACTGTGGATGGTTAACGTTGTCTTTTCGCTCGGCTATCGTTTATTGAATTTTCAGTCAGCCCGCGTCACCTATTTTGTCAATGCATCGCTGTTTATCTATCTGGTGCACCATCCGTTAACGCTGTTTTTCGGCGCGTATATCACACCACATATCTCATCGAATCTGCTGGGCTTTCTCTGTGGACTGCTGTTTGTGGTCGGGATTGCGGTGATACTGTACGAAATTCATTTACGTATACCGGTGCTGAAATTTCTGTTTTCAGGAAAACCGCCGATTAAGCAGGACAAAAACAAGGCCGTTGCCGGTTAGCTTTCACGATGGGGTTCAGAGCAACCATTCAATCGGTAGTACGGATGCCAGCTTCACCAATACCCGCTTCCAGAATCTGGTGGCGGGTTCTTTTTTCAGCACCTGCTCAGCGCCATGCTGGCGGTCAACCCAGTTAACCCGCCCCCAACGGTCGAGACGCAATTGCCAGGCAACATCATACTGACTCTGCATAAAACGGTTATGAATCAGCGCAGCCAGGGTTTCGCTTTCAATCACAAAACCCATTTCGGTATTGAGCAACGTGGAGCGCGGATCAAAATTAAGCGAGCCGATAAACACTTTACGCCCGTCAATGCTGAACGTTTTAG
It encodes:
- the mdtG gene encoding multidrug efflux MFS transporter MdtG; this translates as MSPSDVPINWKRNLTVAWLGCFLTGAAFSLVMPFLPLYVESLGVAGHGALNMWSGLVFSITFLFSAIASPFWGGLADRKGRKIMLLRSALGMAIVMLLMGLAQNIWQFLILRALLGLLGGFIPNANALIATQVPRNKSGWALGTLSTGGVSGALLGPLAGGLLADQYGLRPVFFITACVLLLCFILTLFFIRENFQPVSKKEMLHIRDVVGALKNPKLVLSLFITTLIIQVATGSIAPILTLYVRELAGNVSNIAFISGMIASVPGVAALISAPRLGKLGDRIGPEKILIVALVISVLLLIPMSFVQTPWQLGVLRFLLGAADGALLPAVQTLLVYNSTNQIAGRIFSYNQSFRDIGNVTGPLMGAAISASYGFRAVFCVTAGIVLFNAIYSWNSLRRRREVQHTE
- a CDS encoding YceK/YidQ family lipoprotein, with protein sequence MRVQVRILAVGVMVILLSGCGSIISRTIPGQGHGNQYYPGVQWDVRDSAWRYVTILDLPFSLVFDTLLLPLDIHHGPYE
- the mdoC gene encoding glucans biosynthesis protein MdoC; the encoded protein is MSSVSPPREYFLDSIRAWLMLLGIPFHISLIYSTHTWHVNSAESSLWLTLFNDFIHAFRMQVFFVISGYFSYMLFLRYPLKRWWKVRVERVGIPMLTAIPLLTLPQFIMLQYVKGKADSWHTLSGYDKYNALAWELISHLWFLLVLVVLTTVSLWVFTQMKKAQERAEENRAAPVSMVRITLIFALLGVGYAAVRRTIFILYPSILSDGIFNFVVMQTLFYVPFFLLGALAFINPNLKTLFTTPSRGCTLGAGIAFVAYLLNQRYGNGDAWMYETEYVITMVMGLWMVNVVFSLGYRLLNFQSARVTYFVNASLFIYLVHHPLTLFFGAYITPHISSNLLGFLCGLLFVVGIAVILYEIHLRIPVLKFLFSGKPPIKQDKNKAVAG
- the mdoG gene encoding glucans biosynthesis protein MdoG, with amino-acid sequence MMKMRWLGAAVMLTLYTSSSWAFSIDDVAKQAQSLAGKGYEAPKSNLPSVFRDMKYADYQQIQFNHDKAYWSNLKTPFKLEFYHQGMYFDTPVKINEVTATAVKKIKYSPDYFNFGDVQHDKDTVKDLGFAGFKVLYPINSKDKNDEIVSMLGASYFRVLGAGQVYGLSARGLAIDTALPSGEEFPRFREFWIERPKPTDKRLTIYALLDSPRATGAYRFVIMPGRDTVVDVQSKVYLRDKVGKLGVAPLTSMFLFGPNQPSPATNYRPELHDSNGLSIHAGNGEWIWRPLNNPKHLAVSSFAMENPQGFGLLQRGRQFSRFEDIEDRYDLRPSAWVTPKGDWGKGKIELVEIPTNDETNDNIVAYWTPDQLPEAGKEMNFKYTLTFTRDEDKLHAPESAWVQQTRRSTGDVKQSNLIRQPDGTIAFMVDFAGTDMKKLPQDTPVTAQTSIGDNGEIVESTVNYNPVTKGWRLMLRVKVKDAKKTTEMRAALVNADQTLSETWSYQLPANE
- the mdoH gene encoding glucans biosynthesis glucosyltransferase MdoH codes for the protein MNKTTEYIDAMPLSDIEKAALPKTDIRAVHQALDAEHRTYSREDDSPQGSVKARLEQAWPDSLANEQLIKDDEGRDQLQAMPKATRTSMFPDPWRTNPVGRFWDRLRGRDVTPRYLSRLTKEEQESEQKWRTVGTIRRYTLLILTLAQTVVATWYMKTILPYQGWAFINPADMMGQDLWVSFMQLLPYMLQTGILILFAVLFCWVSAGFWTALMGFLQLLIGRDKYSISASTVGDEALNPEHRTALIMPICNEDVDRVFAGLRATWESVKATGNAAHFDVYILSDSYNPDICVAEQKAWMELIAEVQGEGQIFYRRRRRRVKRKSGNIDDFCRRWGNQYSYMVVLDADSVMSGDCLTGLVRLMEANPNAGIIQSSPKASGMDTLYARCQQFATRVYGPLFTAGLHFWQLGESHYWGHNAIIRVKPFIEHCALAPLPGEGSFAGSILSHDFVEAALMRRAGWGVWIAYDLPGSYEELPPNLLDELKRDRRWCHGNLMNFRLFLVKGMHPVHRAVFLTGVMSYLSAPLWFMFLALSTALQVVHALTEPQYFLQPRQLFPVWPQWRPELAIALFASTMVLLFLPKLLSILLIWCKGTKEYGGFIRVTLSLLLEVLFSVLLAPVRMLFHTVFVVSAFLGWEVVWNSPQRDDDSTPWGEAFMRHGSQLLLGLVWAVGMAWLDLRFLFWLAPIVFSLILSPFVSVISSRSTVGLRTKRWKLFLIPEEYSPPQVLVDTDNYLVMNRNRSLDDGFMHAVFNPSFNALATAMATARHRASNVLEIARDRHVEQALNDTPEKLNRDRRLVLLSDPVTMARLHYRVWNSPDKYSSWVNYYQGITLNPLALRKK
- a CDS encoding MysB family protein; the protein is MTMYATLEEAIDAAREEFLADNPDLEPDDASVQQLNVQKYVLQDGDIMWQAEFFADEDEEGECLPMLSGEAAQSVFDGDYDEIEIRQEWLEENTLHEWDEGEFQLEPPLDTEEGQTAADEWDDR